In one window of Caenimonas aquaedulcis DNA:
- a CDS encoding alpha/beta fold hydrolase: MSVQRRNNVQVQGKGPATVFFAHGFGCDQNMWRLMAPTYAGRFRTVLFDLVGSGNSDLAAYDRTRYDSLHGYAHDVCEIVDEFAEGPSIFVGHSVSAMIGMLADIAKPGRFAAQVMVGPSPCYINDGDYVGGFERKDIDGLLEALESNYLGWASNMAPAIMGAPEQPALGMELTNSFCRTDPEIAKQFARVTFLSDNRADLHKLDTPTLILQCSDDIIAPRAVGEYLQRTLPKATLAIIENQGHCPHLSAPGASADAIDAFLARQGY, encoded by the coding sequence GTCCAGGTCCAGGGGAAAGGTCCGGCCACGGTGTTTTTCGCCCATGGGTTCGGCTGCGACCAGAACATGTGGCGGCTGATGGCGCCCACGTATGCCGGGCGCTTTCGCACCGTGCTCTTCGACCTGGTGGGCAGTGGCAACTCCGACCTCGCCGCGTACGACAGGACCAGGTACGACTCGCTGCACGGCTATGCGCACGACGTGTGCGAGATCGTCGACGAGTTCGCCGAGGGGCCTTCCATCTTCGTGGGCCATTCGGTGAGCGCGATGATCGGCATGCTCGCCGACATCGCCAAGCCCGGGCGCTTCGCGGCGCAGGTGATGGTCGGCCCGTCCCCCTGCTACATCAACGACGGCGATTACGTGGGCGGCTTCGAGCGCAAGGACATCGACGGCCTGCTCGAGGCGCTGGAAAGCAACTACCTCGGCTGGGCCAGCAACATGGCGCCGGCCATCATGGGCGCGCCGGAGCAGCCCGCGCTCGGCATGGAGCTCACCAACAGCTTCTGCCGCACCGACCCGGAAATCGCCAAGCAGTTCGCGCGCGTCACCTTCCTCTCGGACAACCGCGCGGACCTGCACAAGCTCGACACGCCCACGCTGATCCTGCAGTGCAGCGACGACATCATCGCGCCGCGCGCGGTCGGCGAGTACCTGCAGCGCACGCTGCCGAAGGCGACGCTCGCGATCATCGAGAACCAGGGCCACTGCCCGCACTTGAGCGCGCCGGGCGCGAGCGCCGACGCGATCGACGCCTTCCTGGCCCGGCAGGGGTACTGA
- a CDS encoding PAS domain-containing sensor histidine kinase, whose translation MTQPAEPWPDAFTAIQDAACGLAQTDGEGVFLWANRTLCHWVGYEPGELAGRKKLQELFTMGGRIFHQTHWQPLLQMQGSVSEVKLELVPKVGPGIPMVMNAIRRDRGGGGWVHEIALYVARDRDKYERELVSSRRKLEDAVTEAKRLQAEAKDRALFAEQMVGIVSHDLRNPLSTIQMGAVLLSRGEVTPNQLNVLGRVTRATERANRLIADLLDFTQARVGNGLSVTRKPVLPHRIAADSVDELTLAFPDRQLRHAQEGEGECLADPDRLAQMIGNLVANAMAYGQPGTPVTVTSRVDEREFTLAVHNLGPEIPQSLRPELFKPMSRGDEAGAQRSVGLGLYIVNEIAKAHGGVMAVESTAQAGTTFSARLPRQ comes from the coding sequence GTGACACAGCCCGCGGAACCCTGGCCGGACGCGTTCACCGCGATCCAGGACGCCGCCTGCGGCCTCGCACAGACGGACGGCGAGGGCGTCTTCCTGTGGGCCAACCGCACGCTGTGCCACTGGGTGGGCTACGAGCCCGGCGAGCTCGCCGGCAGGAAGAAGTTGCAGGAGCTCTTCACGATGGGCGGGCGCATCTTCCACCAGACGCACTGGCAGCCCCTGCTGCAGATGCAGGGGTCCGTCTCGGAAGTGAAGCTGGAGCTCGTGCCCAAGGTGGGCCCGGGCATCCCGATGGTGATGAACGCGATCCGCCGCGACCGGGGCGGCGGCGGATGGGTGCACGAGATCGCGCTCTACGTCGCGCGCGATCGCGACAAGTACGAACGCGAGCTCGTGTCCTCGCGCCGCAAGCTGGAAGACGCCGTGACCGAGGCGAAGCGCCTGCAGGCCGAGGCGAAGGACCGGGCGCTCTTCGCCGAGCAGATGGTGGGCATCGTGAGCCACGACCTGCGCAATCCGCTGTCCACCATCCAGATGGGCGCGGTGCTGCTGTCGCGCGGCGAGGTCACGCCGAACCAGCTCAACGTGCTCGGCCGGGTGACGCGCGCGACCGAGCGCGCCAACCGCCTGATCGCGGACCTGCTGGACTTCACGCAGGCGCGCGTGGGCAATGGGCTGTCCGTCACGCGCAAGCCGGTGCTCCCGCACAGGATCGCGGCCGACAGCGTCGACGAGCTCACGCTCGCATTCCCGGACCGGCAGTTGCGCCACGCGCAGGAGGGAGAAGGAGAATGCCTCGCCGACCCCGACCGGCTCGCGCAGATGATCGGCAACCTCGTCGCCAACGCGATGGCGTACGGCCAGCCCGGCACGCCGGTGACCGTGACTTCACGCGTCGATGAGCGCGAATTCACGCTGGCCGTGCACAACCTCGGGCCGGAGATTCCGCAGTCGCTGCGGCCGGAGCTGTTCAAGCCGATGTCGCGCGGCGACGAAGCGGGCGCGCAACGCTCCGTCGGGCTGGGGCTGTACATCGTGAACGAAATCGCGAAGGCGCACGGGGGGGTGATGGCGGTCGAGAGCACGGCGCAGGCGGGAACGACCTTCTCGGCGCGATTGCCCAGGCAGTGA